Proteins encoded by one window of Rutidosis leptorrhynchoides isolate AG116_Rl617_1_P2 chromosome 7, CSIRO_AGI_Rlap_v1, whole genome shotgun sequence:
- the LOC139857503 gene encoding uncharacterized protein codes for MFRFSVAALQLIELFVSSFVHLSYGFYMFSSAVAGDLSSALNGLFFKSNIEASIRDEQLIGSDNDLPPIVLVHGIFGFGKGRLGGLSYFAGAEKKDEKVLVPDLGSLTSIYDRARELFYYLKGGQVDYGEEHSKACGHSQFGRIYEQGHYPQWDEDHPIHFVGHSAGAQVIRVLQQMLADKAFKGYETTSENWILSVTSLSGAMNGTTRAYLDGIRPEDGKSMKSICLLQLLRIGVIVYDWIDIPILKYYYNFGFDHYNMSWKKSGVWGLVDCLVGNSGPFAANDWILPDLSIQGSLRLNSHLNTFPSTYYFSYATKRTKKFMGYIVPSNIFGIHPLLFVRVLQMCQWRHPPDVPPPFKGYRDEEWWDNDGALNTVSMTHPRLPVEHPNRYVVEDSECQPLQPGIWYYKIVEGDHILFILNRVRAGVQFDLIYDSIFERCRKHAFRKIPTMPNHV; via the exons ATGTTTAGGTTTTCAGTAGCAGCCCTTCAATTAATTGAGCTTTTTGTGAGTTCTTTTGTTCATTTATCATATGGGTTTTACATGTTTAGCTCTGCTGTTGCTGGTGATCTTTCATCAGCTTTAAATGGTTTGTTTTTCAAGTCAAATATTGAAGCATCAATTAGAGATGAACAATTAATTGGGTCTGATAATGATCTTCCTCCCATTGTTTTGGTTCATGGTATTTTTGGATTTGGAAAAGGG AGATTAGGTGGGTTATCATATTTTGCTGGGGCAGAAAAGAAAGATGAGAAGGTTTTGGTGCCTGATTTGGGTTCATTAACAAGTATTTATGACAG GGCTAgggaattattttattatttaaaaggtgggcaagttgattatggtgaaGAACATAGCAAGGCTTGTGGACATTCCCAATTTGGAAGGATATACGAACAAG GACATTATCCTCAATGGGATGAAGATCATCCAATTCATTTTGTTGGGCATTCGGCTGGTGCCCAGGTGATACGGGTTTTACAGCAAATGTTGGCTGATAAG GCATTCAAAGGATATGAAACCACATCTGAAAACTGGATATTAAGTGTAACATCGTTATCTGGTGCGATGAACGGGACTACTCGAGCTTACTTAGACGGAATACG GCCAGAAGATGGGAAATCAATGAAATCGATATGCCTTCTTCAATTACTACGAATAGGAGTTATTGTTTACGATTGGATCGATATACCCAtcttgaaatattattataatttcggGTTTGATCATTACAACATGTCATGGAAAAAATCTGGTGTTTGGGGACTTGTTGATTGTCTTGTTGGAAACTCTGGCCCGTTTGCTGCTAATGATTGGATCCTTCCTGATCTATCGATCCAAGGGTCGTTACGTCTCAACAGCCATCTAAACACGTTTCCCAGTACATACTACTTTAGTTACGCGACTAAACGTACCAAAAAGTTCATGGGTTACATTGTCCCTTCGAACATATTTGGAATCCACCCGTTGCTTTTCGTTAGAGTCTTGCAGATGTGTCAATGGAGACATCCACCTGATGTCCCTCCCCCTTTCAAAGGCTACAG GGACGAAGAATGGTGGGATAATGATGGCGCATTAAATACTGTATCGATGACACATCCTCGTCTACCGGTTGAACACCCTAATCGATATGTGGTTGAAGATTCTGAATGTCAGCCATTGCAACCAGGCATATG GTATTACAAAATAGTGGAGGGTGATCACATTCTTTTCATATTGAATAGAGTAAGAGCAGGGGTACAGTTTGATCTGATATACGACAGTATATTTGAGCGTTGTAGAAAACACGCGTTTAGAAAAATTCCAACAATGCCTAACCATGTTTAG